A region from the Paenibacillus humicola genome encodes:
- a CDS encoding sigma-70 family RNA polymerase sigma factor has translation MSQTIPEPFRRLFEQHYPSVARKIHALVGDRAVAEDLAQETFVRLYRSPPDDPGSVGAWLHRVSMRIAYDYMRQRSARQQLTEREQERMAADAHASYPSNEEIAILNWERDVVRRVLQKLSERDRIALMLRQEGYSYEEIAERLGVNAKIVGPLLARAAGRFRKKYGQEEEIAGDIQ, from the coding sequence GTGAGTCAAACGATACCGGAACCTTTCAGACGGTTGTTCGAGCAGCATTATCCGTCCGTCGCCCGAAAAATCCACGCCCTGGTCGGCGACCGGGCCGTCGCGGAGGACTTGGCGCAGGAAACGTTCGTGCGGCTGTACCGCTCGCCCCCTGACGATCCCGGCTCCGTCGGCGCCTGGCTGCACCGGGTAAGCATGCGAATCGCTTACGATTACATGCGGCAGCGGTCGGCGAGGCAGCAGCTGACGGAGCGGGAGCAGGAACGAATGGCGGCGGATGCGCATGCGTCCTACCCTTCCAATGAAGAAATCGCCATTCTGAACTGGGAACGCGACGTCGTCCGGCGCGTGCTGCAAAAGCTGTCCGAGCGGGACCGCATCGCCTTGATGCTCCGCCAGGAAGGCTACAGCTACGAGGAAATTGCCGAGCGGCTCGGGGTGAACGCGAAAATCGTCGGACCGCTGCTGGCGCGGGCCGCCGGACGATTCCGGAAAAAGTACGGTCAGGAGGAGGAGATCGCCGGTGACATCCAATAA
- a CDS encoding MDR family MFS transporter: MDRLRTNTKGTVAGLLLGLFMAALDQTIVSTAMPTIVGEFGDYAKLVWVFSAYMIASVVATPIFGKLSDMYGRKRFFMLGLGVFLLGSILCGTAQNMTELILFRALQGIGGGAIMPLCFAVIFDIFPPEQRGKMNGLFGAVFGLSSVFGPLAGAYFTDNINWRWVFYINVPIGIVSFLLIALAYKESSSKVKQIIDWLGVVLLAATILSLMFALELGGRTYAWGSWQILGLFAAFVVLFALFVIAERRAANPIIALKLFKNRVFTASQLSSFLYGAILISGATYIPIFVQGVYGGTASSSGQTLTPMMLGVVASSMIGGRFVGKFLFRNIMLGSVLLLIGSLLLLGTIDADTSRWIVTVYMILVGLGIGVSFVVFNIATLHGVSPQYKGAATSMIVFFRTIGSALGVTVFGVIQTNRLTDNIAKVIPDPAAAKKFGDPQALLQPEVRKAFPPDVLHSMIAGLADSIAFIFQWSVVLPILAGLLVLMMGRANVRGSAVDAPRSFE, from the coding sequence ATGGATCGATTACGCACCAATACGAAGGGGACGGTTGCCGGGCTGCTGCTCGGCTTGTTCATGGCGGCGCTCGACCAGACGATCGTCTCGACGGCCATGCCGACCATCGTCGGCGAATTCGGCGATTACGCGAAGCTGGTCTGGGTATTCTCGGCCTACATGATCGCAAGCGTCGTGGCGACGCCGATCTTCGGCAAGCTGTCGGACATGTACGGGCGCAAACGATTTTTCATGCTGGGGCTCGGCGTATTTCTCCTTGGCTCCATCTTGTGCGGCACGGCGCAAAACATGACGGAGCTCATTCTGTTCCGCGCGCTTCAGGGCATCGGCGGCGGCGCGATCATGCCGCTTTGCTTCGCCGTCATTTTCGATATTTTTCCGCCGGAGCAGCGGGGCAAAATGAACGGCCTGTTCGGCGCGGTATTCGGCCTGTCGAGCGTATTCGGCCCGCTGGCGGGCGCGTATTTCACGGACAATATCAATTGGCGCTGGGTTTTCTATATCAACGTGCCGATCGGCATTGTTTCGTTCCTGCTGATTGCGCTGGCCTATAAAGAATCGAGCAGCAAAGTGAAGCAGATCATCGACTGGCTCGGCGTCGTCCTGCTGGCCGCAACGATCCTTTCGCTCATGTTCGCGCTCGAGCTGGGCGGGCGGACGTATGCGTGGGGCTCCTGGCAAATTCTCGGGCTGTTCGCCGCATTTGTCGTGCTGTTCGCGCTGTTCGTGATCGCGGAGCGCCGGGCGGCCAATCCGATCATCGCCTTGAAGCTGTTCAAAAACCGGGTGTTTACCGCAAGCCAGCTGTCAAGCTTCCTTTACGGGGCGATCCTGATCTCCGGCGCAACGTATATCCCGATCTTCGTGCAGGGGGTTTACGGCGGAACCGCCAGCTCGTCCGGACAGACGCTCACGCCGATGATGCTCGGCGTCGTCGCCAGCTCGATGATCGGCGGCCGTTTCGTCGGCAAATTCCTGTTCCGCAACATCATGCTCGGTTCGGTGCTGCTGCTGATCGGTTCGCTCCTTCTGCTCGGAACGATCGATGCCGACACGTCGCGCTGGATCGTGACCGTTTATATGATCCTCGTCGGTCTCGGCATCGGCGTCTCGTTCGTCGTGTTCAATATTGCGACGCTGCACGGCGTCAGCCCGCAGTATAAAGGCGCAGCCACGTCGATGATCGTCTTCTTCCGGACGATCGGCTCGGCGCTCGGGGTGACGGTGTTCGGGGTCATCCAGACGAACCGGCTGACGGACAACATCGCCAAGGTCATCCCGGATCCGGCGGCGGCGAAAAAATTCGGCGATCCCCAGGCGCTGCTGCAGCCGGAAGTACGCAAAGCGTTTCCGCCGGACGTGCTGCACAGCATGATCGCCGGGCTGGCCGACTCGATCGCTTTCATCTTCCAGTGGAGCGTCGTACTGCCCATTCTGGCCGGGCTGCTCGTGCTCATGATGGGGCGTGCGAACGTGCGCGGGAGCGCCGTCGATGCGCCGCGCAGCTTTGAATAG
- a CDS encoding DEAD/DEAH box helicase, translated as MCAELSAFHPTLAGWFAQAFGEPTPVQLEAWASIDAGRHTLIAAPTGSGKTLAALLPCLDRLARDKAAADKGTAPREPGVRVLYVTPLKALNNDIQHHLTGFIDDIERFRAESPVDGQDDWPGIRTAVRTGDTPSSERAKMIRRPPDVLVTTPESLYLLLTGEKSRAMLRTVRTVIVDEIHGLAPDKRGAHLSLTLERLSALCPSPVQRIGVSATQKPLERVARFLGGWERAGDAAETAGAAASEAGRAEGPGGGSAAADVTAGSAIGQADRAAGAGGSHPLGFAERPVRIVESDMTKTIQVRVTMPDLSRPAKTRDAVWQPIVERLMQLMEGSRSALLFVNSRRLCERLVLRLNDAAGYEMARAHHGSLSRERRLEVERMLKAGELRCLVATSSLELGIDVGHVDVVIQIDSPKTAAAGIQRIGRAGHAVGGVSRGFILARSRSELPEAAVLCRDIASRSIEAISLPEAPIDVLSQQMTAIVAAGDLSVDSLYALVAGSECYRSLPRERLEAALKVLAGFYPFARPLIDWDRGAGLLRKRAGTAMAAITGAGTIPQSSAYPVHHADSRSHLGELDEEYIAESRVGDVFQLGTSSWMITGIENDRVYVKEAPNRFSEIPFWRAEPGGRSYELGTRLGAFLRELADRFGLSPETAGRGGDGSGLAGLGRGADPAASSDGPAASSGHSAESGGPDSRLPGADAERFKTPDLAAVNPSGEELRVRGREEAAEDWLDAEYGLDRLAASELIGLASAQHRALGLPTDRRIMIEHYRDLMNQTRIIIHSVFGRRINRTWLLAIERQFERLLPYKPYGNAKDNGIELVLPDGDASWLQTLWQVTPESAEPLLSEAASGSPLLAIAFRRIAETSLLLSRSFTRTPMWQKRLRSEELLKQSLPYAEHFPYLQEAMRECLHSYLDAGGLKRLLERISGGEIEIAVRETNAPSPFAVQFLADYANTQLYEGDGLSEATQLQLLGVSKSLARELFGSETVAGAIDPAAMAAEASRLDTGGGRTPASPDELAALLKRRGDMSGGEIAAIAGAEALSWAESLRSAGRLALLRFGAEPRWICADEAEMYARFPAAESAIAFVAGRYAEGRLSFTEDELRGRYPDLSQQDAERVVDVLLAQDRIEQAPFAAHEGERIWSSRSVARRLIRLSMEQARKLAEPVDPVRWCAQMSMLQHALSGTQLAGIDGLREVIAKLQGFFLPASHWESIVFPARLSGYRKEELDLLCASGEVLWIGRKEEGEKEGKIAFFLTDAKPLYTPYLKQAAGKETKHPELLALLREGGASFLTRLGRDTGRTPSELLPELFDLVWEGHVSNDQFAPLRLQLLTKGRRLAKTGSGLGRWYWTGTLAEPDAPAGPTRGSAQIYGAARDGAAPYGSSSARAAAAETPPRGDGEAAEIGSAAGKAAEGPAAYATNRRRDAAPEELAESALHWTQHLLDSCGIVSKELVAAASPFAWDELLPVLRQLEHWGVVTRGMLIRGVQTLQFARRELLERVRQPLPGQDADAVTVLSAADPSNPFGLAADWPDAPGASFARKSGSYLILHRGRWRYWIENNGRKIVEIPEMPEPLQVKDSDASSDPDPAESAGRQPLEPELLKTVFRAVMRRQGLSKIKIERWNGLEAAESEAAPALRALGAERDSRALVLWTSTLQ; from the coding sequence ATGTGTGCGGAACTGTCCGCCTTTCATCCGACGCTTGCCGGCTGGTTCGCGCAAGCCTTCGGCGAGCCGACCCCCGTGCAGCTGGAAGCCTGGGCGTCCATCGACGCCGGACGGCATACGCTGATCGCCGCGCCGACCGGTTCCGGCAAGACGCTTGCCGCTTTGCTCCCCTGTCTCGACCGGCTCGCGCGGGACAAAGCGGCAGCGGACAAAGGAACGGCCCCGCGGGAGCCGGGGGTGCGCGTGCTGTACGTGACGCCGCTGAAGGCGCTCAACAACGATATCCAGCACCATTTGACCGGCTTTATCGACGATATCGAACGCTTCCGGGCGGAAAGCCCCGTAGACGGACAGGACGACTGGCCCGGGATCCGCACCGCGGTGCGGACGGGCGATACGCCTTCCTCCGAGCGCGCCAAAATGATCCGCAGGCCGCCCGATGTGCTCGTCACGACACCGGAATCGCTCTATTTGCTGCTGACGGGCGAGAAGAGCCGCGCCATGCTGCGCACTGTACGCACCGTCATCGTCGATGAAATTCACGGCCTCGCCCCGGATAAGCGCGGCGCGCATTTGTCGCTTACGCTCGAGCGCTTGTCCGCGCTGTGCCCCTCCCCCGTCCAGCGGATCGGCGTATCGGCGACGCAGAAGCCGCTCGAACGCGTCGCGCGGTTTCTCGGCGGCTGGGAGCGGGCCGGCGACGCCGCGGAGACGGCCGGAGCGGCGGCATCCGAAGCAGGCCGCGCCGAAGGTCCGGGCGGCGGTTCGGCTGCCGCGGATGTGACGGCGGGATCGGCAATCGGCCAAGCGGACCGCGCTGCGGGCGCGGGCGGCAGCCACCCGCTCGGCTTCGCGGAGAGGCCCGTGCGGATCGTCGAAAGCGACATGACGAAAACGATCCAGGTGCGTGTCACGATGCCCGACCTGAGCCGGCCGGCCAAAACGCGCGACGCCGTGTGGCAGCCGATCGTCGAGCGGCTGATGCAGCTGATGGAGGGCAGCCGTTCGGCGCTGCTCTTCGTGAACAGCCGCCGGCTGTGCGAGCGCCTCGTCCTCCGGCTGAACGACGCCGCCGGATACGAAATGGCCCGCGCCCACCACGGCAGCCTGTCGCGCGAGCGCAGGCTCGAAGTCGAGCGGATGCTCAAAGCCGGCGAGCTTCGCTGCCTGGTCGCCACGTCCTCGCTCGAGCTCGGCATCGACGTCGGCCATGTCGACGTCGTCATCCAGATCGACTCGCCGAAGACCGCTGCGGCCGGCATCCAGCGGATCGGCCGGGCGGGCCACGCCGTCGGCGGCGTCAGCCGCGGCTTCATCCTGGCGCGGAGCCGGAGCGAGCTGCCGGAGGCGGCGGTGCTGTGCCGCGACATTGCGAGCCGAAGCATTGAAGCGATCTCGCTCCCGGAAGCGCCGATCGACGTGCTCTCGCAGCAGATGACCGCGATTGTCGCCGCCGGGGATCTGTCGGTGGACAGCCTGTATGCGCTGGTCGCCGGCAGCGAATGCTATCGCAGCCTGCCGCGTGAACGGCTGGAGGCGGCGCTTAAGGTGCTGGCCGGCTTCTATCCGTTCGCCAGGCCGCTGATCGATTGGGACCGCGGCGCCGGTCTGCTCCGCAAGCGCGCCGGCACTGCGATGGCGGCCATCACCGGGGCCGGCACGATCCCGCAAAGCTCGGCCTATCCGGTTCACCATGCCGACAGCCGCAGCCATCTCGGCGAGCTGGACGAGGAATATATCGCCGAAAGCCGCGTCGGCGACGTGTTCCAGCTCGGCACGTCCTCCTGGATGATCACGGGCATCGAGAACGACCGCGTTTATGTGAAGGAAGCACCGAACCGTTTCAGCGAGATCCCGTTCTGGCGGGCCGAGCCCGGCGGCCGCAGCTACGAGCTCGGCACCAGGCTCGGCGCATTCCTGCGCGAGCTTGCGGACCGGTTCGGGCTGAGCCCGGAAACAGCCGGGCGCGGCGGGGACGGAAGTGGACTTGCCGGTCTCGGGCGGGGCGCGGATCCAGCAGCAAGCTCCGATGGTCCGGCAGCAAGCTCCGGGCATTCGGCGGAGTCCGGCGGCCCGGACTCCCGGCTGCCCGGCGCGGATGCGGAACGCTTCAAGACCCCCGATCTGGCGGCAGTAAACCCGTCCGGCGAGGAGCTGCGGGTGCGCGGGCGCGAGGAAGCCGCCGAAGATTGGCTGGATGCCGAGTACGGGCTCGACCGGCTGGCGGCGTCCGAGCTGATCGGGCTTGCCTCGGCGCAGCACCGGGCGCTCGGGCTGCCGACCGACCGCCGGATCATGATCGAGCATTACCGCGATTTGATGAACCAGACACGCATCATTATTCACAGCGTGTTCGGGCGGCGCATCAACCGGACGTGGCTGCTGGCGATCGAGCGGCAGTTCGAACGGCTGCTCCCATACAAGCCTTACGGCAACGCCAAGGACAACGGCATCGAGCTTGTGCTGCCGGACGGGGATGCCTCCTGGCTGCAGACGCTCTGGCAGGTCACGCCGGAGAGCGCCGAGCCGCTGCTGTCCGAAGCCGCATCCGGCTCCCCGCTGCTCGCGATTGCGTTCCGGCGCATCGCCGAGACGTCGCTCCTGCTGTCGCGCAGCTTCACCCGCACCCCAATGTGGCAGAAGCGGCTGCGGAGCGAAGAGCTGTTGAAGCAGTCGCTTCCGTACGCGGAGCATTTTCCGTATCTTCAGGAGGCGATGCGCGAATGCCTGCACAGCTATTTGGACGCCGGCGGCTTGAAACGGCTGCTGGAGCGGATATCGGGCGGCGAGATCGAAATCGCCGTCCGGGAAACGAACGCCCCGTCGCCGTTTGCCGTCCAGTTTCTGGCCGATTATGCCAATACGCAGCTGTACGAGGGAGACGGGCTCAGCGAGGCGACGCAGCTGCAGCTGCTCGGCGTCAGCAAATCGCTGGCCCGGGAGCTGTTCGGCAGCGAGACGGTCGCCGGCGCGATCGATCCCGCCGCGATGGCCGCGGAAGCGAGCCGCCTGGACACCGGCGGCGGCCGGACTCCGGCATCGCCGGACGAGCTGGCCGCGCTGCTTAAGCGGCGAGGCGATATGAGCGGCGGGGAAATCGCCGCGATCGCAGGCGCGGAGGCCTTGAGCTGGGCCGAGTCGCTCCGGTCCGCCGGGCGTCTCGCCCTGCTCCGTTTCGGGGCCGAGCCGCGATGGATTTGCGCGGACGAAGCGGAGATGTACGCGCGGTTCCCGGCAGCGGAGAGCGCAATCGCCTTCGTGGCGGGGCGATACGCCGAAGGCCGCCTGTCGTTCACCGAGGATGAGCTGCGCGGCCGCTATCCGGACCTCTCGCAGCAGGACGCGGAGCGCGTCGTCGACGTGCTGCTGGCGCAGGACCGGATCGAGCAGGCGCCCTTCGCCGCGCACGAGGGGGAGCGGATCTGGTCGAGCCGCAGCGTCGCCCGGCGGCTGATCCGTCTGTCCATGGAGCAGGCGCGCAAGTTGGCGGAGCCGGTCGATCCCGTGCGGTGGTGCGCGCAGATGTCGATGCTGCAGCATGCGCTGAGCGGCACGCAGCTGGCCGGCATCGACGGACTGCGCGAGGTGATCGCGAAGCTGCAGGGCTTTTTCCTCCCCGCTTCGCACTGGGAGTCGATCGTATTCCCGGCGCGGCTCTCCGGCTACCGAAAGGAGGAGCTGGACCTGCTCTGCGCATCGGGCGAGGTGCTGTGGATCGGCCGCAAGGAAGAGGGCGAGAAGGAGGGCAAAATCGCCTTTTTCCTCACCGACGCGAAGCCGCTCTACACTCCGTACCTGAAGCAGGCCGCCGGCAAAGAAACGAAGCATCCGGAGCTGCTCGCGCTGCTGCGGGAAGGCGGCGCCAGCTTTCTGACGCGGCTCGGCCGGGACACCGGCAGGACGCCATCCGAGCTGCTGCCCGAGCTGTTCGATCTGGTCTGGGAAGGCCATGTCTCGAACGACCAGTTCGCCCCGCTGCGCCTGCAGCTGCTGACCAAAGGCCGCCGGCTCGCCAAAACCGGCTCCGGCCTCGGCCGCTGGTATTGGACGGGCACGCTGGCCGAACCGGACGCGCCCGCCGGACCTACCCGCGGCTCCGCGCAGATCTACGGCGCCGCGCGCGATGGGGCTGCGCCGTACGGCTCGTCGTCCGCCCGCGCTGCAGCGGCCGAAACGCCGCCGCGCGGGGATGGCGAAGCGGCCGAGATCGGCTCCGCAGCGGGCAAAGCAGCCGAAGGTCCGGCTGCGTACGCCACAAACAGGCGCAGGGATGCCGCGCCGGAAGAGCTCGCCGAATCGGCGCTCCATTGGACGCAGCATCTGCTGGACAGCTGCGGCATCGTCTCGAAGGAGCTGGTCGCCGCGGCCTCCCCGTTCGCCTGGGATGAGCTGCTGCCGGTGCTGCGGCAGCTGGAGCACTGGGGCGTCGTCACGCGGGGCATGCTTATCCGCGGGGTGCAGACGCTGCAGTTCGCCAGGCGCGAGCTGCTTGAGCGCGTCCGCCAGCCGCTGCCCGGCCAGGATGCCGACGCCGTCACGGTGCTGTCCGCCGCCGACCCGTCCAATCCGTTCGGCCTGGCTGCCGACTGGCCCGATGCCCCCGGCGCGAGCTTCGCCCGCAAAAGCGGCAGCTACTTGATCCTGCACCGGGGACGCTGGCGCTACTGGATCGAAAACAACGGCCGTAAAATCGTCGAAATCCCCGAGATGCCGGAGCCGCTTCAGGTGAAGGACAGCGACGCGTCGAGCGACCCGGACCCGGCCGAATCAGCCGGGCGGCAGCCGCTTGAGCCCGAGCTGCTGAAGACGGTATTCCGCGCCGTGATGCGGCGTCAGGGCCTCTCCAAAATTAAAATCGAGCGCTGGAACGGCCTCGAAGCGGCCGAATCCGAAGCGGCACCTGCGCTGCGCGCGCTCGGCGCCGAACGCGACAGCCGCGCGCTCGTGCTGTGGACAAGCACGCTGCAGTAA
- a CDS encoding C40 family peptidase, with amino-acid sequence MKKVLLLMIGLVIAAAFQAGSVFADSKMDGVISDVIGTPYHYGGTTTKGFDCSGFTMYVFDKLGVNIPHASSSQARLGKKIDKSDLIAGDLVFFNTNGRGISHVGIYVGDGKFAHSSSSKGVTISALSDSYYSKRFVTARRVMSPDTFQKYADEPSDAPDGGGDAD; translated from the coding sequence TTGAAAAAGGTTTTGCTGCTCATGATCGGTCTCGTCATTGCGGCAGCCTTCCAGGCAGGAAGCGTGTTTGCGGACTCCAAAATGGATGGCGTCATCAGCGACGTGATCGGAACGCCGTATCATTACGGCGGCACCACGACGAAAGGATTCGACTGCTCCGGATTTACGATGTACGTGTTCGATAAACTCGGCGTCAACATCCCGCACGCATCCTCGTCGCAAGCCAGGCTCGGCAAGAAAATCGACAAGAGCGACTTGATCGCCGGCGACCTCGTATTTTTCAATACGAACGGCAGAGGCATTTCGCACGTTGGCATCTACGTCGGGGACGGCAAATTTGCCCACTCGTCCTCCAGCAAAGGCGTGACGATCAGTGCGCTCAGCGATTCGTACTACTCGAAACGCTTTGTTACCGCGCGTCGCGTCATGAGCCCGGATACGTTTCAAAAGTATGCCGACGAACCGTCCGATGCACCGGACGGCGGCGGAGACGCCGATTAA
- a CDS encoding metal-sensitive transcriptional regulator, with amino-acid sequence MLGQVNEQDSNCCGTDGTGRKSHHSDKVKNSLISRLNRIEGQVRGIKGLIEKDTYCDDVLNQIASIQSALNGVGKLLLEHHLKSCVIERIQEGDTEVLSELMITMNKLMK; translated from the coding sequence ATGCTGGGTCAAGTAAATGAACAGGATTCCAATTGTTGCGGAACCGATGGAACGGGACGAAAAAGCCATCATTCGGATAAAGTAAAAAATAGTTTGATCAGCCGTCTGAATCGGATTGAAGGTCAGGTTCGCGGCATTAAAGGGTTAATTGAGAAAGATACGTATTGTGACGACGTTCTGAACCAGATCGCCTCGATTCAATCCGCTCTGAATGGAGTCGGAAAACTTTTGCTGGAGCATCACCTGAAAAGCTGTGTCATCGAGCGTATCCAAGAAGGGGATACCGAGGTTTTATCGGAACTGATGATCACCATGAACAAACTCATGAAATAA
- a CDS encoding heavy metal translocating P-type ATPase, translated as METNAAQETKQTTLQITGMTCAACANRIEKGLNKLEGVSAASVNFALEKASITYDPAKIGIGNVEETIKKLGYDTAKEVALFKLEGMTCAACANRIEKGLGKMPGVAGASVNFAMETARVEYSPGEVSIEEMQNKVKQLGYRAIAKQESENADDHRGHEVKNQKRKLLLSAILSFPLLWSMVAHFSFTSWIYLPEMLMNPWFQLVLATPVQFYVGRQFYAGAYKALRNGSANMDVLVSLGTSAAYFYSLYLTIDWAAQGGSVHHGPSLYYETSAILITLVILGKLFETLAKGRTSEAIKSLMGLQAKTALVVREGQELTIPVDEVIVGDIALVRPGDKVPVDGEVLEGMSSVDESMLTGESLPVEKKAGDSVIGAAINKNGMLRIKATKVGKETALAQIIKVVEEAQGSKAPIQRVADSISGIFVPIVVGIAVVAFLVWYFFVTPGDFATALEKAIAILVIACPCALGLATPTSIMAGSGRAAELGILFKGGEHLEQTHKIDAIILDKTGTVTKGKPELTDVLTEENETEFLQLVGAAEKNSEHPLAEAIAAGIRERNIELPGTESFEAIPGFGIKARVEGKQLLIGTRQLMEKYEVDVKHAYESMARLEEAGKTAMLIAIDNRYAGMVAVADTIKETSKDAVGRLKEMGIQVIMITGDNERTAKAIAAQVGIDHVRAEVLPEGKAEEVKKLQAQGKKVAMVGDGINDAPALATADIGMAIGTGTDVAMEAADVTLMRGDLASIPDAIYMSRKTMSNIKQNLFWALGYNTLGIPIAAIGLLAPWVAGAAMALSSVSVVLNALRLQRVNVRQ; from the coding sequence GTGGAAACAAACGCTGCACAAGAAACCAAACAAACGACTTTGCAAATCACGGGCATGACGTGCGCCGCTTGCGCGAACCGAATTGAGAAGGGCCTAAACAAATTGGAAGGAGTCTCTGCCGCAAGTGTCAATTTTGCGCTGGAAAAAGCGAGCATCACTTACGACCCGGCGAAAATTGGCATAGGGAATGTGGAAGAGACCATTAAAAAGCTCGGCTATGATACGGCTAAAGAAGTGGCTCTGTTTAAGCTGGAAGGGATGACGTGCGCCGCTTGCGCGAATCGCATCGAGAAGGGACTCGGCAAAATGCCCGGCGTGGCCGGTGCATCTGTCAACTTTGCGATGGAAACTGCTCGTGTTGAATATTCGCCGGGTGAAGTCTCGATCGAAGAGATGCAAAATAAGGTCAAACAGCTTGGTTACAGAGCGATCGCCAAACAGGAAAGTGAAAACGCAGATGATCACCGCGGCCATGAGGTCAAGAATCAAAAACGGAAACTGCTCCTTTCGGCAATTCTTTCCTTCCCTCTCTTGTGGAGCATGGTTGCGCATTTTTCATTCACCTCATGGATCTACTTGCCGGAAATGCTGATGAATCCATGGTTTCAGCTTGTTCTGGCCACTCCTGTACAATTTTATGTCGGCAGACAGTTTTACGCAGGTGCATATAAGGCGCTCCGCAACGGCAGTGCGAACATGGACGTTTTGGTCTCGCTGGGCACTTCGGCCGCTTACTTCTACAGCTTGTATCTGACGATCGATTGGGCCGCGCAAGGAGGCAGTGTCCATCACGGACCGTCTTTGTACTATGAGACGAGTGCGATCCTGATCACGCTTGTTATTTTAGGGAAGCTATTTGAAACGCTCGCTAAAGGCCGCACATCGGAAGCGATCAAATCGCTCATGGGTCTGCAGGCAAAAACGGCTTTGGTTGTTCGTGAAGGTCAAGAGCTGACGATTCCAGTGGATGAAGTTATCGTAGGGGACATCGCGCTTGTCCGTCCCGGAGATAAAGTGCCGGTAGACGGCGAAGTTCTTGAAGGCATGTCTTCGGTCGATGAATCGATGCTGACCGGAGAAAGCCTTCCTGTAGAAAAGAAAGCCGGGGACTCCGTAATCGGCGCAGCGATCAACAAAAACGGCATGCTGCGTATTAAGGCGACAAAAGTCGGCAAAGAAACGGCACTAGCGCAAATTATTAAAGTCGTGGAAGAAGCGCAAGGCTCGAAAGCGCCGATTCAACGGGTAGCGGACAGCATCTCCGGCATTTTTGTCCCGATTGTCGTCGGAATCGCAGTTGTCGCTTTCCTCGTATGGTATTTCTTCGTGACGCCGGGTGATTTTGCAACGGCATTGGAAAAGGCCATCGCGATCCTCGTCATTGCTTGCCCTTGCGCACTCGGTTTGGCAACGCCGACCTCAATCATGGCGGGATCCGGACGCGCCGCGGAGCTTGGTATCTTGTTCAAAGGCGGCGAGCATTTGGAGCAGACACATAAGATTGACGCGATCATTCTGGATAAAACGGGTACTGTGACGAAAGGCAAGCCGGAACTGACGGATGTATTAACAGAAGAAAACGAAACGGAATTCCTTCAACTCGTCGGCGCGGCCGAAAAAAATTCGGAGCACCCGCTTGCGGAAGCGATCGCTGCCGGCATCCGTGAACGAAATATCGAACTGCCGGGAACCGAGTCCTTCGAGGCGATTCCGGGATTCGGTATCAAAGCCAGAGTAGAAGGAAAACAACTGCTCATCGGCACGCGCCAATTGATGGAGAAGTACGAAGTCGATGTGAAGCATGCTTACGAGTCGATGGCTCGTTTGGAAGAAGCCGGCAAGACGGCGATGCTGATCGCGATCGACAACCGGTATGCCGGGATGGTTGCAGTGGCGGATACGATTAAAGAAACCTCGAAGGACGCGGTTGGCCGTTTGAAAGAGATGGGGATTCAGGTGATCATGATTACCGGAGACAACGAACGGACGGCGAAGGCGATCGCGGCCCAAGTCGGCATCGACCATGTACGTGCGGAAGTGCTTCCGGAAGGGAAAGCGGAAGAAGTGAAAAAGCTGCAAGCGCAAGGCAAAAAAGTGGCCATGGTCGGGGACGGCATTAACGATGCGCCGGCACTGGCGACAGCGGATATCGGTATGGCCATCGGTACCGGAACCGATGTGGCGATGGAAGCGGCGGATGTAACGCTCATGCGCGGCGACCTGGCGAGCATTCCCGATGCGATCTATATGAGCCGTAAAACAATGAGCAACATTAAGCAAAACTTGTTCTGGGCACTCGGTTATAATACGCTCGGGATTCCGATCGCTGCGATTGGCTTGCTTGCACCATGGGTAGCGGGCGCGGCCATGGCATTAAGCTCGGTCTCCGTTGTCCTCAACGCGCTTCGGCTGCAGCGTGTGAACGTACGTCAATAA